GAaggctggggagatggggattctctattgaggtgtacaaagttctgAGCAGCGTGAATAGAGTAGATAGGGTGAATTGTTTCCTTTAATTAGCAAGGTCAATATCCAGGCAGTACAGATTTAAGCTTAGGAGCAGAAGGTTTAACAGAGATTAGAAGGTATTTTGGTTAACCAAGAGGATTGTAGGTATCTTGAACTCAGTGTCTaaaagagtgggagagggaggaaccCTCATGACATTTAAGATCGATTTTAGGTGAACACTCTGCCTTGGGTAAAGTGCTGGGAAATAGAATTACAATAGAGGGATATTTGATGACCACTGCAAACACAATGGGTTTAAGAGGCTCGTTCCATGTTGTAAAACTCTCTGATTCTACATACCACCACACCCTTGAGGAGCATAAATTTCAACTCATGATTTATATCTCAATCTATTCTGCAGTCGGCTTCAGTCTGTTCTTTCATAACTTAGTCCATTCTGCAGTTGTTCAGGGTCTTTTTCTTCATGGTCAGATTTTCCAAAGAGTTAAAATTGTTCCGTAAATGCCTACACTTTTGTATTTTCCAGTTTCTGTCCACCAGTAAGCTTGTCGAAACAGGTTGTTGCAACAGCAAAATGCAGGAAGAGAAATCTGTAGTACACAGGAACAATACATTATCTGACACTTACATGGTTGAGGACTCacattttctgttttggttttatcttttgcactgtGTCTTACTCCTTGTCTCTCTGTCAAATGCATTGTCTCATGTACTGCCTTGTGCTGTCTGACTATAATTTTTAATCACCCATCTCTCTAGTTGTACCCAATGCTACCTCAAATTATTTTCCCCTCTCTTCTCCACTGTATAGCATTATTTTCCTTTACGTTGCTATCAattttcatctgcaaactcagaATGACGCACCCTCCCCTCTTTCAACTCCTCAGTCCATGTTGCTGTTCACATTTGAGCCATACGCAGTCCAAATGGAGGACACATTTCCTGTGTATATGTGGTGGCTGTGGCAGTTTGAGACTCTGTATTCATGTCGTGTGCTGTTTTCGCTCAGTGAACCTCAAAGCTTCCTGTGACTGCAGATTCCTGCAGATCTGAGAACACTGCTGGTCCCTCTTCTCCACCCACACAATAAAAGTAGGTCAGCTCTATCACATTATCAACCTACCGACATTCTGTTAAATCAAAAATAACAGCTCTGTGCTTTACCCTAGATATTGTTTGCATATTTTATACAAAGTCCACTCTAAGAGGAATGGTAGTTGTGGTGAGAAAGCGACAATTAATCAGCGTTACACTCCTATAAGATTGTGACCATTTATCTCTGTAGATTAAAAAGATTTTTAGCATTTCTGCACAGTGTATTGGGAACAAATCCAACTTTCTTTTCGTCCTTTCTTCCATTTTCTACTTGATCTCTGAAGGATCTAACTCCATTAGGGAGACAGGTATCTACATACAGGTGGCTGATCTCCTGGTACCTTGACCAAGTCAGTCTTTGTTTAGACACAAGCCTCGCAAGTGAATGCTGGCAGACCATTTAATACTAAAAAAAACAATGCAGGCGAGTGTTAGATTGACATACTGGCACCTTCCAGCAAATAACTGTGAGTGAGACACAAGAGTCTTCATTGAATTTTCTTCTCTTCATTATCCTAGGAGTGAAAAAGGAAGGCCAATAGTAACTTCCTCATGGCTGAGCCAATGAAGATCAACTAACTCAAAGTAGTTCAGATCTCGAAACCTATTATGATCTGGTTGCTTTTTCTGTGACTTGGAATCATGCTACAGATAGTGAACTCACTGCAACCTTAACCAACTTTTAGTTTAGTCAAAATTTGATTAAAAATTGTGTCCACCGAATTTGGAGTCACTTTTAAttggcatttatatagcacctttcataacGAGATCCTCCCGTAGTGCATAATAGTAACAAAAATACTTTAGAAGAATTGACACTGGCAATGTAGAATGACGCAGCCAATTTTCACACAGCGCAGAGCTACAACAGTGACATGATAATGACCTGATCATGTGTGGTTTTCATGCTCTTTTACAGAATAGAATATGCAATCCTTTGTGTCCATTCAAGATGTCAAGTGGGCCTTTGATTTAATGCCTGATCTCAGattatgtcatagagtcatagagacgtatagcatggaaacagatccttcagtccaacctgtccatgttgaccagatatcccaacccaatctagtcccacctgccagcacccggcccatatccctccaaacccttcctcttcatatacccatccaaatgcctcttaaatgttgcaattgtaccagcctccaccacttcctctggcagcccattccatatccgtaccaccctctgtgtgaaaaagttgccccctatttttatattttatactttatattttatatctttcccctctcaccctaaacctatgccctctagttctggactccccaaccccagggaaatgactttgcctatttacccgtaGTTTCTGGTTACACTATATTTAAGGTCAGTTGTAGCACGGGGCCTGGTACATGTGCTAATGCCTTCAACACAGGACAATGTAAGCAGGAAAATATCCATTAAACCTTTCGACTGGATTCGACATGTATCATTCTCCAATGCATTTTACCTGCACACAGAGGGTATAACAATTCTTAAAGATTAGATATTAAACTTGCATTGCTTTATTAAAGTGGATGAAGCCAATGTGTACTGTGGAGGCATCATGCCACACAGGACTTTTTTTTATCGAATGAGATAATGTTCAGGTTGTGCCCACAGAGACTATTTAATTGTCTTGTCTCCCTGCCTTCTGCTGATTGGTGGAGGCATGTTGCTAGGGGAACATTTATGCTTTAGCACAGCACTTTCTGGAACAAATGGATGCAGTAAAAACACTTTTATTTCATCGAGGCAAATTGAAACTCAAGTGAGAACTAAACTGAAACAGTGGAGGACATAAATCAAAAATTGGAGATTAACTGACGCTGAATTCAGGTTTTCAAAGCCTGTAAATTATCAAGAGATGGGATAACTTTAGACATTGAGGCAGGCTGCACTTTTTATAAGTTGATTAATAAGAGGCTGGGAGTTGGAGACAAAATTTTAAAATGGTGAAGGTACAGGAAAAAGGAAAAGCTCATGCAAGCTTAAATACTCAGAACTTCAGTAGAATTAGCagtaggtttattgtcacatgtactgaagtaCAGGGTTCTATGAGTACAGCAAAATGTGAACAAAGTCATCATTtctggcgccatcttaggtacaaggatAACTAAGTACAAAATCTTAGGAATGGATTAGAAAAATGAAaacaataaagttaaaagatCAGCATTTCAGTCCTTATAAAGCTAGTTACAAAGATACCCAGGCACAAGAATcttctgaggagaaagtgaggactccagatgctgaagatcagagttgagagtgcggtgctggaaaagcacagctggtcaggcagcatccgaggagcaggagaatcaacctgatgaaaggcttatgcccgaaatgttgactctcctgctacttgatgctgcttgacctgcttttccagcgctactcTCTCTTTCGAGAAAAATCTCAAGTATAACCTATAGTGTATGGTATGGATCTCTGGTCAAGAACAAAAACTATTTTATTCAAAGTATTACCTTGTGATTTGAACATTTTAACAAATATAGCAATAGTACATTTTATTCATTTTCCAAACCGCTCTAATATCTTTTGAAATATTACCTTGTTTGTCTCTTATTCGTTGGACTGATGTTGTACTCTGTTCTTCTTCCAGCCCAATGCCTGTCAATATATTTGGACGACCTGTTGGGTGTCATGCCTGGATATTTCTTGCCATCTTTCATCTAGCCATGGATTTTTCTTCTTGTGAATCAAAGATTCAGGGTCAGGGACTCAGCCAGAATTCAGAGGTGCTCCATCCATCACCACGTCACAGACTTGCCACTGACCCTCTCTGGGAGTACAAAGATGCCCACGTTGGGAGAATTACAAAATCCTGGTGGCTTCGAAGGATTTGGCCTGAAATCCATTCTGGAAAACAAATATCAAATAAGCCAAGAGGAGTTCACAAACTCAAGTCAGACACAGGCACCCTGTGTACCAACTGTCAGTCCAAACAGTCTCTGTCTTACAAATTGGACCCTTCGGTCTCCACGGAGACTAGGGATTCGGTAAAATTGACCTCTTTGAAAAGGTCAAGAAGGCAGAGTCACCACTTTCCATTTGAGAATTTTGAAAAACCCAAATGCACTTCttatgacagtgaaggaacagcgactGTGATACCATGCGCCATAGAATGGGGCCCCACTAAAGAGGAGCTCACAGAGTTCAGCATGTTTTCAACTCCAACAGGTCTCTCCACCACCACGTTGACCCTGGTGCCCTCCACAAGAATGACAACTGCCAgaactaccaccaccaccaccacagccAGCACGACATCCACCACTATGCAAACCACCACAGCCACACTCAGGAGCCCGAAGATGGTAGTGCCTGAGCCACGTACAACAGAACCCAACCTAAGCTGGGAGATAAGCAACACAGCCAGGCCATCCCGCATTGGAGATACAGGAGGTACTCAACCAATAGAATTCTGAATCAATTACTTTAGAGTTAATAATGCAATTTGAAGGGAGGGTCAATGTTAATTTGTTTATGTGAGAAGCTCATTGATCCTGAAAATGTTACTCTTTCAAGGGACTATTTAACAAGTAGACTTATTCGCTGTACTTTTCCTGAGTTAACTGGGTCTGGTCATAGGACTGACTTACTTTGACATTTGCCAGGGATATAGGATGAACTTAAAGTATCTTGGAAGATTGCCTGCCAATCATTGCCATTTAAAGCCCCACTGATAATAATGAATCTGTTTAATGTTTGTTCAGAGATCATTTGCAAGCCCTCCTTTAAATGGTTGTTGTACTCAGATTCCATTATCATCACTGAACCTGAAAAGGAACAAAGTAATTTACCAGCTTTTTTCAAAGTGTCATGTTGACCAAATTATCTTCTGTATGATTCTAACCCAGCTGCCACAGGAAATAGGTGAGAAATTGACACACCCAATATTGACAGCGACACAGGAGATTGCAGTAACGCCAGGGGCATCCAACAAGGCCATGATCAGGGATTCCCTACCTATCTGAGTGGCAGGGTCTCGCGTAACTAGCCTGCTGTAATCGCCTGCCCTGTAGGCAGACCGACTAACAGTGAGTCAGCAGATGGAAACACCGATTGGGGAACAGAGACCGTTTCCACTGACCAGCCCTGCATCATTGATGGAAGATCTGAGCTGCCATCTCGTGGGCTGAGAAGAAGAGAGTCAAGAAAACAGGGCTGCAAGCTGGCATCAGAAAGTGATGCGGTCTCTATTCAGCCTGGAGTAGGCCAGAGGCCTCTTTGATGAGCTTAGTGGGAACTCCTGCTCTTCCTGGCACACAAGGAGTGGGAAAAGAATTGACCAGGCTTTGACCTCCTCTCTCAGATTTGCTGCCAAACAACTGATAACTCATGTCTCTGCTCACCTTCTGTTAAATGTAAATCACAGCGATGGGATGCTGAATGTTAATTAGCTGTCTGTCTGCTTTTGCAGGAATTGGACGGTTCGCTGTGATTTTGTTGAATTTTAAACGGGTGAGACTGAGGTGAATAAATCCAATCCAGATAATGGAACTGGTCCCTTTTCTGCTCATCACTGCTTAAAGCAGTCAATGTCGATCAGTTAGCTCCTACATTTGAAGTTTTTCTTTTAATGAGGTCAGTGGTATGGTGCAGGGATGGATTTTTGTCATAGATACTAACCATCAGGAGATTCTAGCTGATGCTTGTGGGGCTGAAGTGCTCCACAACAACGTGGCAGTTTCTGCAAGGCAGGAAACTGACTGATGCTTGGGGTATTGCTTTTCAGGGATCGACAGAAAGGATTCAGAGTCTGGTCTGCCCATTCATGGGCTGAATGCTTCATGGGCATTCAGTCACGAGTGGCAGTATCAATAAGGGGTAAAGAATCAACAGGCATTAACCTATAAGGCACAGCTTCCATGGGCAATATTTCTTGGGGTATAGGTTCAGTGGGCAGCCAATGCCAATCCTATCAAGGATCACATACTCCTGTTTCTCCTGGTTCCTGTAAAATTCAATCAAAAACATTTTGGACCTTTTCTGGAGCAGCAATTAATGAGCCCTTTAAGGGGCACTCTTCACCACCTGATACAAACTGGCAGAGGGTGGGCGACAAACTGTGCACCTAATTGTTTCTGAAAATTGCAAACAATGTCCAACCAATGAGCAGGACTCAATTAAAattagggagatttgctagagctgttcaagaggatttaaactagtaaaatgGAGTGGCGGGGggaaacccagggagatagtggggaaagagatcaaactgagactggtacaattgagaatagaagcgagtcaaacagtcagggacaaaacaaggtaggactgatcaattgaactgcatttacttcaatgtaaggagcctaacagagaaggcagatgaacccagggcatgggtaggaacattggactgggatatcatagcaattacagatacATGGCTCAGGGAAGGAcaagattggcagcttaatgttccaggatacaaatgccaaaggaaggacagaaagggaggcaagaggagagagggagtagtgtttttgataagggatagcattacagctgtgctgaggaggatattcctggcaatacatccagggaagctatttgggtgaaactgagaaataagaaaaggattgTGTTATTGGGATTATGTTATGTTATAGACCgaaaagtcagagggaaattgagaaacaaatttgtaagtagatctcagttatctgtaagaaaagtagggtggttatgggaggggattttaactttccaaacatagactgggactgccatagtgttaagggtttagataagtgtgtacaagaaaatttcctgattcagtatgtggatgtactgaccagagaagatggaaaacttgacctacccttaagaaataaggcagggcaggtgactgaggtgtcaatgggggtacagtttggggccagcgaccataattctatttgtttcaaaatagtgatggaaaaagatagaccagatctaaatttgaagttctaaattggagaaaagccaattttgacagtattaggcaagaacttttgaaagctgattggaggcagatgttcgcaggtaaagggacggctggaaaatgggaagccttcagaaatgagataatgagaatccagagaacgtatattcctgttagggtgaaaggaaaggctggtaggtatagggaatgctggacgactatagaaattgagggtttggttaagaaaaaggaagcatatgtaagatatagacagggtagatcaagTGAACCTTAGAAGAGTAAAGAGTAAGTAGggatatacttaagagggaaatcaggagggcaaaaaggggacatgagatagctttggcaaatacctCCCGATCAggtattcctgacgaagggcttttgcccgaaacgtcgattttactgctcctcggatgctgcctgaactgctgtgcttttccagcactactctaatctagaaatagaattaaggagaatctaaagagtttttacaaatacattaaggacaaaaggagagaatagggcccctcaaagatcagcaaggaggcccttgtgtggagctgcaggagatgggggagatactaaatgaggatttgcatcagtatttactatggaagataaagaatgtagggaaatagataatgacatcttgcaaaatgtccataatatagaggaggaagtgctgaatgtcatGAAATGcataagtggataaatcccaggacctgatcaggtgtaccctagagctctatgggaagctagggaagtgattgctgggccccttgctgagatatttgtatcatcgatagtcacaggtgaaatgccagaagactggaggctggctaatgtggtgccacagtttaagaaaggtggtaaggacaagccagagaacgatagaccagtgagcctgacgtcggtggtgggcaagttgttggagggaaccctgagggacaggatgtacatgtatttggaaaggcaaggacgattagggatagtcaacacagctttgtgtgtgggaaatcatgtctcacaaaattgattgagttttttggaagaagtcacaaagaggattgatgaaggcagagtggtagatgtgaggcattcaacaaggttccccatgggagactggtgagcaagtttATATCTCTCGGAATACAGGGACcactagccatttggttacagaactgactcaaaggtagaaggcagagtgtggtggtggagggttgtttttcagactggaggcctgtgaccagtggagtgccacaaggatgggtactgggtcctctacttttcaccattttgcataaatgatttggatgtgagcataagaggtatagttagtaagcttgcaggtgacaccaaaattggaggtgtggtggacagcgaagattacatcagattacaatgggatcttgatcagctggaccaatgggctgagaagtggcaaatggagtctaatttagataaatgtgaggtggtgtatttttggaaagcaaatcttagcaggacttatacacttaatggtaaggtcctagggagtgttgctgaacaaagagaccttggagtgcaggttcatagctccttgaaagtggagtcgcaggtagataggatagtgaagaagccgtttggtatgctttcctttattggtcagagtattgagtacaggagttgggaggtcatgttgtggctgtacaggacattggttaggccactgttggaatattgcgtgcaatcctggtctccttcctatcagaaagatgttgtgaagcttgatagggttcagaaaagatttacaaggatgttgccagaattggaggaattGAACTATCGGgtgaggttgaacaggctggggctgttttccctggagcatcagaggctgaggggtgaccttatagaggtttacaaaatcatgaggggcatggataggataaatcgacaaagtcttttccttggggtggggggagtccagaactagagggcatagatttagggtgaggggaaagatataaaagagacctagggggcaagtttttcacaaagagggtgatacgtgtatggaatgagctgccagagctggtggaggctggtacaattgcaatatttaagaggcatttggatgggtatatgaataggaagggtttggagggatatgggccgggtgctggcaggtgggactagattgggttgggatagctggtcggtatgggcaagttggactgaagggtctgtttccatgctatatatctctctgactctgattCTGAGGTCAGCAGTCTTCAGCCTGCAAAAGGCATGTGTTTCATTTGGCCATTTACAGACCATTTCATGATCATAATCTCAGGAACCAAAGTGCATACATCTCCATTGAATACCCCATTTTCCAGGCAAGCCAAGATTTCCAACAAGGCATTCAGATGAGGTGAAATACTGATTGTGTCCATCTATGTAGAGAGCAAACTGTAATGATATTTGGGTGATCTATGGTAGACCTCATAAGACCTGACATAATTTTGTTAGTTTCATAGACTCATATAGTATTTGGAccggtccaactaatccatggtgatcataatcccaaagtaaactagttccacctgcctacGCATGATCCATTTCCCACcagggagaaagtgtggactgcagatgctggagatgagagtcgagagtgtgatgctggaaaagcacagcaggtcaggcagcatccaaggaacaggagaatcaatgttgtgggcataagtctttcatcaggaatgaggcttgtgggccaggagctgagagataaatgggaagggggtgggacgggggagggggggggggggggggaaaggtagatgggaatgcgataggtagatgaaggtggggggagaaggtgataggtcagagaggagggtggagcagatagatgggaaaggtgatggacaggtcaagaggatggtgctgtgttggaggcttgggactgggataatgtgggggggagGAAaactgaggaaactgttgaaatccacattgatcccatgcgATTGCAGGTTTCCAAtgcggaagatgagacattcttcctccaaatGGTTGAGTagtaagggtttggcgatggaggatgcccaggacctgcatgtccttggtggagtgggagggggagttgaatgtTCATCCGCAGGGCAGTGGTATtggttctctgaaatgttctctgaagcaatTCACAatgaggcatcctgtctccccactgtagaggagacaGCATTGGGTGCAACGAAAACAGTTGGTGACATTGGTGCAGGTACAGGCAAATTTCTGTCatatgtggaaggatcctttggggccttggacagagattAGGGGGGGATGTGTGGGTCCAGATTTGGCATttcctgcagtggcagaggaaggtgccaggagtggggtgtgagcTGGTGGGTGgcatggatctgacgagggagttgcagaaggaatggtcttttcagaatgctgatgggGTAGGGAGAGAAATACATCTCtcgtggtggggtccatttgtaggtagcgggagtggcggaggatgatgcgatgtatgcggaggttggtggggtggaaggtgaggaccagggaagTTCTGCGTTGTTGCATTGAGaggagtggaggagatgcactggagcgcattgttgaccatgtaggaagggaaattgcgatcttggaagaaggaggccatctgggattttctaaggtgcaattagtcatcctgggaacagatgcggcagaggcagaggaatttggaatggcgtttttacaggagatAGGGTGGGCCGAGTCTTCATTattcccccagacctccccctcactgaggaagaACGtttagtcctcagcaaaggcctcaccttcactCCTCTATGCTCGTGGATTAATGAGTTCGACATGGGTTGCAACCTTGAACATTTCTTGTACCACCTCCGCCTCTGGGCCCACTTTTTCAATCAAGACTCCCAGCCACccattgatttcaccagtttcctcatttcctgtcccaagcctccaacacgGCACccccctcttgacctgtccatcacctttcccatccatCCGCTCgactctcctctctgaccaatcaccttctccctcactttcatctacctattgcattcccagctaccttccccctctgggcccacccctcctcccatttatctcttggACCCCGGCCCACAagcgtcattcctgatgaagagtttatgcctgaaatgttgattctcctgctcctcggatgctgcctgacctgctgtgcttttccagcatcacactctcgacccatctccttccaaacatttcttgttcataaaatcccttcagtgtggaagcagactattCAGCCAATCGAAGCCACTGACCCTCCCAaggaatatcccacccagacacacctccctaccctatccacgtaatcctgcatttcccatggctaatacatAGCCTACACATGTctggacactattggcaatttcccaaggccagttcacctgacctgcacatctttggtctgcatgagaaaaccaaagcacccagaggaaacccacgcggacacagggataatgtgcaatACCTACATGGACAGTAGGCTGAGGGTGGaaccaaacccgggtccctggtgctatgaggtagcagtgctcactactgagccactgtgccacccagtgtacttatccaaatgtcttttgaaagttgtaactgtacctgcatccaccacttcctgcgGAAGTTCATCCAACAcaagaaccactctctgtgtaaaaaagttgacttcatgttctttttaaatctttctcttttcaccttaaaaatatgtccccagtCTAGAAAtcccccatccgagggaaaagacaccagCCGTTAGCATTATGtataccccttatgattttataaaccttgataaggtcatccctcaacctccaacgctgcagtgaaaaaggtcccagcctctccttataactcaaaccctccattcccagcaacatcctggtcaatcttttctgaaccctctctttCCTACTGAGGGCAGTGAAGAGTCCTTCAAAAGGCAGACTCTTTATTCCATGAGgaaaaagtgggtactgcagatgctggagattagagtcaagattagagtggtgctggaaaaacacagcaggtcaggcagcatctgaggagcatgagaACTGATGGTTCgtgcaaaggcccttcatcaggaatgagctggggtggagaaataaatgggagggggtgggggtgggggtgggtgtaaggtagctgagagtgcaataggtggatggaggtgctGGTAAAGGTGTTTGGTTGGAGAGGAGGGATAGGTCTTTTTATTCCATGAGCCCAGTGCATCCACCACATCTTACCAGGAACATTACAGATTTGTTCAGATAAATTGCTGTCTCTTTCTCTACAGCATGAAGTCAGCAAGGTGAACTGCCCAAGTGCAGAGCTAAAGACCTTGTGACTACAGAACATAGTGGCATCAGCACAGGAGGAGGTGATGCACCTCTCAACCCTGTTCTGCTTTTCAATTAAATCTGAACTTCAGGTTTATCACCTTAGCTCCCCATCCCTTAATAGTCTTACCAAACAAAAATCTGTCATGCTCAGTTTTGAAATTCAGTTCAGACAAGGGAACACAAGTGCCCTCAACTTCATAGCTACTGGGTCCCTCTGAAAGCAGAATTGGCAAGATCCATTCAGCAGTGTGAAAGCATCTTGTTCTTTCGAATTTGTTTCTGCCGAACTTCATACGCACTTACtcaaacattcactttaaacagatTAATCATTAGGTTCCAAGAGGGCACAAAGAAATTGAATATGAATGTGCTCACCAGAAGCAATGCTGCCCGTTAACTTGGCACCCTGGTTTCAAGAGATCAGACAAACAATCAATGCCAATGATGAAAATATGAAAGGAAGTGGAGGGAAAGCCTAACAAGTCCAGCAGCACCTtggggagagaagcagagttgatgtttcaatgCTTCTTCTGAACTGGTTTTGTAGAGCTCAGAGAAGAGTGATTCAAGTCAAAATGttatttctgtttctgtctccacagatgctgttgtacctgctgagtttctccagcactttccagCTTTatatcagatttccagcatccacagtacaaTGTAATTATCAAGTTGGGATATCTTGTCTGGTTTCCTTTGTCATGTTGTGAGGTAGAAGACCAGAAGCTTGATCTATTTCTGACTGCTATCCTGCTGTGTCTGGACTAGATGacactgaatttaaaaaaaaaattattcttGCTTCAAGTCTGAACTAAACATAAGAAATATTCAGAATACAGAGCAGATCCGTCACGATCAGAAAAGAAGGTTAATGCTTCAAGTAGAAACTCACTATCAGAAGCCATTTAATGCTCACACTGATTTATATAAGTGTCATGTTGATCATCATTGATGTCTATCactttgataactctgtcaaaggATCAAAAGGTAATGATTATTACACCCTCTGAAGTCCTTTTCGTGCTAGGTGGATGTGACAACTTTGATCTCAGTCCATTTAGGCTGCAGGTCATGAAAACTCAAAATCATCATGTATCTCTTTTGAATGTGGCCCTTTAATATAAATTGAGTAGACCCAGAAATAACAAGGC
The Chiloscyllium punctatum isolate Juve2018m chromosome 16, sChiPun1.3, whole genome shotgun sequence DNA segment above includes these coding regions:
- the ajap1 gene encoding adherens junction-associated protein 1, with product MLTVFIMLLKRLCPMPVNIFGRPVGCHAWIFLAIFHLAMDFSSCESKIQGQGLSQNSEVLHPSPRHRLATDPLWEYKDAHVGRITKSWWLRRIWPEIHSGKQISNKPRGVHKLKSDTGTLCTNCQSKQSLSYKLDPSVSTETRDSVKLTSLKRSRRQSHHFPFENFEKPKCTSYDSEGTATVIPCAIEWGPTKEELTEFSMFSTPTGLSTTTLTLVPSTRMTTARTTTTTTTASTTSTTMQTTTATLRSPKMVVPEPRTTEPNLSWEISNTARPSRIGDTGGLAVHQIITITVSLIMVVAALITTLVLKNCCAENGNGHRNSHQRKINQQEESCQNLTDFTAARVPSNLDIFTAYNETLQCSHECVRASMPVYADQALHPTTVYKTTFNGNRIPLVNL